The following DNA comes from Spirochaetaceae bacterium.
TTGCCGGCGACCCCACGAACGGCGCTCAAGACTACCGGCGAGTCGGAAACGGTGGCAGCCTGAGTAGGATCGACGTGACACTGCCGACGTTCTCCATAATATCGGCGATCCCCGGAACTGTCCCGTCCGGGATGCCCGTCCGGAGGCCCGACCTGTGGCGCGATCGCGCCGGTGGAACGCGCATTGATCTCCTTGGCCAGCGCCACGCGTCTTCGCCGCTGACGGCGCGCGGATCGGCCGGCGTCTGTCGGCGCAGCCGCGGCCGGCGCACGTCGATGCCCAGCGGATCGACCGCGTGCTCGCAGCGTAACCAGTCAGGCCTCATGCTCGCCGTACTCCACACTGCTCGGCCACGTGCTCGTGGAACAGGCCGTCGTACAGGAACGCGGGCCTGATCGCCTCACAGTCTCGTGCGCTCACTCCGGCGCGCCGCATCGCGGTGTGCCATCGTGTCTGCACGGTACTCGCGATGCCGTCGAACAGCGCCGCCGCCGCGGACCGATCAAGCAGAAAACGGCCGTGGCCGGTCAGCAGGTTGGCCCTGTTGGCATGCCGCCCGAAGCGGCCGCAGGTCATCGCGAGGTCACGCCGTTCCTGCGCCACCACGGGCGAAGGGGGTCAGGTCGTAGGCCGGACTCAGCCGCCACTGGCGTCCCCTCGCCAGGAGTGCGTGATTACGCGGATGATCGTCCAGGTTGGACACCGCCGCGTTGAAGCAGATCCGGCCGAACAACTCACGCAGATCGTGTTCCGGTCGCGCGCTCGCGCGGCGCACCTCGTCGGCGAGCGTCAGGTAGGACCAGTCGCCACGGTCTGCAAGCCCGTCCCCGGTGCGCAGCAGCGTCAGGGCGCTGACCATCCGGTGGCGGCGATGGCCGGCCGCGGTTGCACCGTCATCTACCCGCTCGCGGTCGAACCGCCGCACCAGCAGCACGTCGCGTCCTGCAACCGCCTCGATCCGGCTGTCGGCAACATACAGGCCGCATGCCCGGGCAAGGGCGAGCATGCCGTGCTCGACCCGCGACTCGTTCCAGCGGTCATCGGTGCGTCCAAATTTGGCGAGCCACAGGCCACCGTCGTGCTCCACCACCGCCTTGGGGCGCGCCCCGCCCATCGACGTGCCGAGCAGGAGCAGCTCCTCGACCCGATCCGCGGCGGCCCCCGCGGCTTCCCGATCGTCGTCCAGGACGGCATCGGCGGCCCGCTGCAGTGCGGCAAGGTTCAGCGTCCGGTTGAACCGGCGCCGCGCGGCGGGCGGCGCGACGGTATGCCCGAAACCCAGCGCTCCGGCGCGGTCGTCCGGCCCCTGCACCAGGTAGTCGAACTCGCCGAGTTCCGTGGTGCCGGAGTTGCGCTCGATCACGCGCCGTCCCCAGAAATCGGGCATCGAATCCCGGGTCGCGCCGAAGAACCCCTGCATGCGCGCCGTCTCGTACACCTGGGCGGAAAGGCGCAACTCGACGGGATCCAATTCGACCGCATCGGCTCGATCGCGGTAGGAGCGGCCATACACGAAGCGGCCGACCGCCGCGGCGCCGTCGTCGATCCAGCGGAAGCGCCCGGCGGTCACGAACTCGGTGGCGCCGGGCAGCACGATGTAGACGAAGCAGTCGCGTTCAGAAGTCATCACTCAGCGGCCGGCGGCCCCGCGCGCGCCGTGGGCTGCGAGTGCGTTCCAGAGCCTTGCCTTCCTCGTCACGATCAGGATCTGCCACCTCGGTCATGCCGCCGAGCAGACCGAGCACCCACAGTGCGCCGATGTAGGCGGCAACGCCGGTCGTCGGCTTGCCTCGCTCCACGTCGGCTACCACGAACCGGGACACGCCCATGCGCTCGGCCAGCGCGGCTTGCGGGAGGTTGCGGCGCAGCCGCGCCGTGCGGATGTTCCGCCCCAGCCGCTGCAGCGCTTCCTCGACCGCGGCCGGGGGAGCGCCGGCGAGTCTCGTGAGCCTCGTCATACGTTTGTCTCACTTAACATATACCTGGATAATGTTAACCGAATCAACCAAACAACGTGTC
Coding sequences within:
- a CDS encoding type II toxin-antitoxin system HipA family toxin, with translation MTSERDCFVYIVLPGATEFVTAGRFRWIDDGAAAVGRFVYGRSYRDRADAVELDPVELRLSAQVYETARMQGFFGATRDSMPDFWGRRVIERNSGTTELGEFDYLVQGPDDRAGALGFGHTVAPPAARRRFNRTLNLAALQRAADAVLDDDREAAGAAADRVEELLLLGTSMGGARPKAVVEHDGGLWLAKFGRTDDRWNESRVEHGMLALARACGLYVADSRIEAVAGRDVLLVRRFDRERVDDGATAAGHRRHRMVSALTLLRTGDGLADRGDWSYLTLADEVRRASARPEHDLRELFGRICFNAAVSNLDDHPRNHALLARGRQWRLSPAYDLTPFARGGAGTA
- a CDS encoding helix-turn-helix domain-containing protein; translated protein: MTRLTRLAGAPPAAVEEALQRLGRNIRTARLRRNLPQAALAERMGVSRFVVADVERGKPTTGVAAYIGALWVLGLLGGMTEVADPDRDEEGKALERTRSPRRARGRRPLSDDF